A genomic region of bacterium contains the following coding sequences:
- a CDS encoding NADPH:quinone oxidoreductase family protein produces MRAWRVHQYGRPSEALRLDEIDEPVPEPGKIRVAPTRTVLNFNEIDGCHGRYRTVNPDLPYTLGMEVLGTVDAAGEGAEEWLGRRVHATAESAFGGYADKVIAQPDMVFDAPESLDDTEAAAFFFPFHLAWLGLHERGQVQPGEWVLIHAAAGGVGSAAVQLAVDAGARVIGTAGSEAKCELVRSLGAEAAVNYREGDFATEVRDITGGAGVDLVFDGVGGDVTETSLRCMTRGGRLMIIGFASKIEAEDAAGLRPRLLCFSQVSIGGVLLAYNSNPAVYGGMAGFNINPRSLGDRIHEELCGRLAEGRIAPLVGGTVAFEQLPIALEQMEDRLTTGRIVVVC; encoded by the coding sequence GTGCGAGCGTGGCGAGTTCATCAATATGGGAGGCCGTCGGAGGCGCTGCGGCTGGACGAAATCGACGAGCCGGTGCCGGAGCCGGGCAAGATCCGGGTGGCGCCCACTCGGACGGTGCTGAACTTCAACGAGATCGACGGCTGCCACGGGCGTTACCGCACCGTGAACCCCGACCTCCCCTACACCCTGGGCATGGAAGTACTGGGCACGGTGGATGCCGCTGGAGAGGGGGCCGAGGAATGGCTCGGACGCCGAGTACACGCCACGGCCGAGAGTGCCTTCGGGGGCTACGCCGACAAGGTGATCGCCCAACCCGACATGGTGTTCGACGCCCCCGAATCGCTGGACGACACCGAGGCGGCCGCCTTCTTCTTTCCGTTCCATTTGGCCTGGCTGGGTTTGCACGAGCGGGGTCAGGTCCAACCCGGGGAGTGGGTGCTGATCCACGCCGCGGCCGGCGGGGTGGGCTCGGCCGCGGTGCAGCTCGCTGTTGACGCCGGGGCCCGGGTGATCGGCACTGCGGGCAGCGAGGCCAAGTGCGAGCTGGTGCGCTCTCTGGGGGCCGAAGCCGCGGTCAACTACCGGGAGGGGGACTTCGCCACCGAGGTGCGGGACATCACCGGCGGAGCCGGAGTCGACCTGGTGTTCGATGGCGTGGGGGGCGACGTGACCGAGACCTCGCTGCGGTGCATGACCCGGGGCGGTCGGCTGATGATCATCGGCTTCGCCAGCAAGATCGAAGCCGAGGATGCCGCTGGCCTTCGCCCGCGGCTGCTGTGCTTCTCCCAGGTCTCGATCGGCGGGGTGCTCTTGGCTTATAACAGCAATCCGGCGGTCTATGGCGGGATGGCGGGGTTCAATATCAACCCCCGATCGCTGGGCGACCGGATCCACGAGGAGCTCTGCGGCCGGCTAGCCGAGGGCCGGATCGCCCCGCTGGTGGGCGGCACCGTGGCCTTCGAGCAGCTGCCCATCGCCCTGGAGCAGATGGAGGACCGCCTCACCACTGGGCGCATCGTGGTGGTCTGCTGA
- a CDS encoding ABC transporter permease, with the protein MGRQAKLEQRAFWRNPDYAFFTFLLPLLLLALLGAVNSGDEIGDRTDINAIDLVVPGVVAFAVMVSAYANLASRLAVLRADGVLKRIRTTPLDPRAYLTAQLLSTLATTLLASAATILLGFVAFDVSPRTEGVLALALGLVLGIICFAALGLALSSAISHADAAGPITHATYLPLALVSGVFDPSINIPGWLETLVSLFPVQALVELLVAAYDPTADGVPLGASLVLAIWGIGAIAIAMRTFSWVPSRN; encoded by the coding sequence ATGGGTCGCCAGGCCAAGCTCGAACAGCGGGCCTTCTGGCGGAACCCCGACTATGCCTTCTTCACCTTCCTGCTGCCGCTCTTGTTGCTGGCCCTACTCGGGGCCGTCAACTCAGGGGACGAGATTGGCGACCGGACCGACATCAACGCCATTGACTTGGTGGTGCCCGGAGTGGTCGCCTTCGCGGTGATGGTTTCCGCCTACGCCAACCTGGCATCTCGCCTGGCTGTTCTCAGGGCCGATGGGGTCTTGAAGAGGATTCGAACCACGCCACTCGATCCGCGGGCGTATCTCACCGCGCAACTCCTCAGCACCTTGGCCACCACCCTGTTGGCCAGCGCCGCCACCATCCTTCTGGGATTCGTCGCCTTCGACGTCTCCCCCCGAACCGAAGGTGTGCTTGCTCTCGCGCTCGGACTCGTTCTCGGCATCATCTGTTTTGCCGCCCTCGGACTCGCCCTCAGTTCGGCCATCTCCCATGCCGATGCTGCCGGTCCCATCACCCATGCCACCTACCTCCCCCTGGCATTGGTCTCCGGTGTTTTCGATCCCAGCATCAACATCCCCGGCTGGCTGGAGACCCTGGTTTCCCTCTTCCCCGTCCAAGCCCTCGTCGAGCTCCTTGTCGCGGCCTACGACCCGACGGCCGACGGTGTGCCCCTCGGGGCCTCATTGGTGCTGGCCATCTGGGGCATCGGTGCCATCGCCATTGCCATGCGGACATTCAGCTGGGTCCCGTCGCGCAATTAG
- a CDS encoding ABC transporter ATP-binding protein, with the protein MVSSERQHGRVWRAAVTTVVEVDRVSKSFDDQSVLRELSFSIERSEIFCLLGPNGAGKTTTMEILEGFLEPDSGSVQVLGCDPLASGEVLRPRVGVVLQESGFPKFFRVGEMINTWRSYYDDPLPYDDILDLVGLRNDEAKLIRKLSGGQRRRLDFALAVAGDPAVIFLDEPTTGFDPEARARCWEAIASLRELGKTILLTTHYLDEAERLGDRIAVLLDGAAGAIGSTQELAHLANLGVTVSFQASAEVAEELAREFPGLKTADESVDGQIDNVRALTRRLELLDDHASQRAFASLRVQPPSLEQAYLSLVGRQSLPTDSRSQ; encoded by the coding sequence ATGGTCAGCTCCGAGCGGCAACACGGCCGCGTTTGGAGAGCGGCCGTAACGACAGTGGTCGAGGTCGACCGCGTTTCGAAATCGTTTGACGACCAGTCGGTCTTGCGGGAGCTCTCGTTTTCTATCGAGCGGAGTGAGATCTTCTGCCTGCTTGGACCGAACGGCGCGGGCAAGACCACCACCATGGAGATCCTCGAGGGATTCCTCGAACCCGATTCCGGATCGGTCCAAGTCCTCGGGTGCGACCCGCTCGCATCTGGTGAAGTTCTCCGGCCACGCGTTGGGGTTGTGCTCCAAGAGAGCGGATTCCCGAAATTCTTTCGGGTGGGAGAGATGATCAACACCTGGCGGTCTTACTACGACGATCCGCTGCCTTACGACGACATTCTCGACCTCGTCGGCCTTCGTAACGACGAGGCGAAGTTGATACGAAAACTCTCCGGAGGGCAGCGTCGCCGACTCGATTTCGCACTGGCGGTCGCCGGCGACCCGGCAGTCATCTTCCTTGACGAGCCGACCACGGGCTTCGACCCAGAGGCGAGGGCGCGCTGTTGGGAAGCCATCGCCAGTCTGCGAGAACTAGGCAAGACCATACTGCTGACCACCCACTATCTAGACGAGGCCGAACGCCTTGGTGACCGAATTGCAGTGCTCTTGGACGGCGCGGCCGGAGCGATCGGCAGCACCCAGGAACTGGCTCATCTGGCCAATTTGGGGGTGACGGTCTCGTTCCAGGCGTCGGCCGAAGTCGCTGAGGAGCTTGCTCGCGAGTTCCCCGGGCTCAAAACAGCCGACGAGTCTGTGGACGGCCAGATCGACAATGTCCGCGCCCTCACTCGTCGACTCGAATTGCTCGACGATCACGCGTCGCAGCGGGCATTTGCCAGTCTCCGAGTTCAGCCTCCGAGCCTTGAGCAGGCCTACCTCTCGCTGGTCGGCAGGCAATCGCTCCCGACAGATTCGAGATCGCAATGA
- a CDS encoding HigA family addiction module antitoxin — protein sequence MAAHEIEINMTPSHPGDFVRTEIIEELSLSVSKAAEILGVRRATLSDLLNGNAALSAEMALRLEKAFDASMEMLLRMQAWYDAAMMRARADEVDVKRYEPV from the coding sequence ATGGCAGCTCACGAAATCGAAATCAACATGACCCCATCGCATCCGGGCGATTTCGTTCGCACTGAGATCATCGAGGAACTCAGTCTGAGCGTTTCGAAAGCGGCCGAGATCTTGGGGGTCCGCCGAGCAACCCTGTCCGATTTGTTGAACGGCAATGCCGCCCTATCAGCAGAAATGGCACTCCGTCTTGAGAAAGCCTTCGATGCAAGCATGGAGATGCTCCTGCGGATGCAGGCCTGGTACGACGCGGCAATGATGCGAGCCCGAGCTGACGAGGTCGATGTCAAACGATACGAGCCCGTGTAG
- a CDS encoding type II toxin-antitoxin system RelE/ParE family toxin, translating to MKVRSVRHRGLHQLLNNDNPKYLPYDLTDRVRKVLTALVLANNMDDFVASAPRGWRVHRLSGDRSQHWSVSVSSNWRITFEEEAGHINRLNLEDYH from the coding sequence GTGAAGGTCCGCTCGGTCCGCCATCGCGGACTACATCAACTGCTCAACAACGACAACCCCAAGTACCTTCCCTACGACCTGACCGATCGAGTGCGCAAGGTTCTTACCGCCTTGGTCCTGGCGAACAACATGGACGACTTCGTGGCAAGTGCTCCTCGCGGCTGGCGAGTTCACCGGCTCTCAGGGGACCGCAGCCAGCATTGGAGCGTCTCAGTGTCGAGCAACTGGCGGATTACCTTTGAAGAAGAGGCTGGCCACATCAACCGTTTGAACTTGGAGGACTACCACTAA
- a CDS encoding MFS transporter, which produces MPPCGGAGVRSPVIYMLLAWGYGILNGFMLPAWQAFIAELVPKELLLNAVTLNSTQFQATRAVGPALGGVLLGFFGPGWVFFANGVSFFAVLFTVVLIQVPRLLPDDPPPIRVFTDLREVVGYWRTQPGIQRAFKTVLITATCAQPIIFLIVVFAEEEFNTSGWQLGLLAAGTGIGSIIFFPLVAGRGQFTARSRLLGIGLSIYGLALAGFGLAPWYAMAIVFLLILGGCHLATASTLNTVIQLQVEESMRGRVIALYLMVINVAIGVGTMIQGALYDWIGPRLTVSISAATIVVLAAWLVSTRRFASMDVGTAAT; this is translated from the coding sequence TTGCCGCCCTGTGGGGGGGCGGGAGTGCGCTCGCCGGTCATCTACATGCTGCTGGCTTGGGGCTACGGGATCCTCAACGGATTCATGCTGCCCGCCTGGCAGGCCTTCATCGCCGAACTGGTGCCCAAAGAGCTGCTCTTGAACGCGGTGACCCTCAACTCCACCCAGTTCCAGGCCACCCGGGCAGTAGGGCCAGCCTTGGGCGGCGTGCTGTTGGGATTCTTCGGACCGGGCTGGGTGTTCTTCGCCAATGGGGTCTCCTTTTTCGCGGTGCTGTTTACCGTGGTGCTGATCCAGGTGCCCCGCCTGTTGCCCGACGACCCGCCCCCCATCAGGGTGTTCACCGATCTGCGCGAGGTGGTGGGCTACTGGAGAACCCAGCCAGGCATCCAAAGGGCATTCAAGACGGTGCTCATCACCGCTACTTGTGCCCAGCCCATCATTTTCCTAATCGTGGTGTTCGCCGAAGAAGAGTTCAACACCAGCGGTTGGCAGCTGGGCCTGCTGGCCGCCGGCACCGGCATCGGATCGATCATCTTCTTCCCCCTGGTGGCCGGGAGAGGTCAGTTCACCGCCCGGTCCCGACTGCTGGGTATTGGGCTGAGCATCTACGGCCTGGCGTTGGCCGGATTCGGTCTGGCCCCGTGGTACGCCATGGCCATCGTATTCTTACTAATCCTCGGCGGCTGCCACCTCGCCACCGCGTCGACGCTGAACACCGTCATCCAGCTCCAGGTGGAGGAGTCCATGCGGGGTCGGGTCATCGCCTTGTACCTGATGGTGATCAACGTGGCCATCGGCGTGGGCACCATGATCCAAGGGGCGCTGTACGACTGGATCGGCCCCCGACTAACGGTGTCGATCAGCGCGGCCACCATCGTGGTCCTGGCCGCCTGGCTGGTGAGCACCCGCCGATTCGCCTCCATGGACGTGGGCACCGCGGCCACCTAA
- a CDS encoding NAD(P)H-dependent oxidoreductase translates to MTEAAVAGAGHPDIDGVEVLQVAALEATPDDVMAADGYLLGTPENFGYMSGALKHFFDTVYYDCLDHTRGRPYGLFVRAGNDGTGAVRAVEPLVTGLGWKAVAPPVVATGELTDGHLDACRELGMTLAAGLELGIY, encoded by the coding sequence ATGACCGAGGCGGCGGTGGCCGGGGCAGGCCATCCCGACATCGACGGCGTGGAGGTGCTACAAGTGGCTGCCCTCGAGGCCACCCCCGACGATGTGATGGCCGCTGACGGCTACCTGCTGGGCACCCCGGAGAACTTCGGCTACATGAGCGGCGCCCTCAAGCACTTCTTCGACACTGTGTACTACGACTGCCTGGACCACACCCGAGGCCGGCCCTACGGGTTGTTCGTGCGGGCCGGCAACGACGGAACCGGGGCAGTGCGGGCGGTTGAGCCCCTGGTCACCGGGCTGGGTTGGAAGGCGGTGGCCCCACCGGTTGTAGCCACAGGCGAGCTGACCGACGGCCACCTGGATGCCTGCCGGGAATTGGGCATGACCTTGGCCGCCGGATTGGAGCTGGGGATCTACTGA
- a CDS encoding SDR family NAD(P)-dependent oxidoreductase, translating to MSSLFDLTGKVAVVTGGTKGIGRSIAKGFAMAGAEVVITGRRQEGCDEAAAELNDELGGQSVRGIACHMGEWDQIDALVDRVYDELGRLDVLVNNAGINPAPVTVAECTEAYFDKVYAVNVKGPIRLAGLVAPRMGEAGGGSIINVTTMGAYGGGPGVGIYTSSKAALHNLTRAMAGEWAGLNVRVNSLVPGPFMSEMMKGSMRFDPEFPERSGKATMMKRVADCDEIIGLALFLASDAASYVTGHDYKIAGGM from the coding sequence ATGAGCAGTTTGTTCGACTTGACGGGGAAAGTGGCGGTGGTCACCGGGGGAACCAAGGGCATCGGCCGGTCAATCGCCAAGGGCTTTGCCATGGCCGGCGCCGAGGTGGTGATCACCGGGCGGCGCCAGGAGGGCTGCGACGAGGCCGCCGCCGAATTGAACGATGAACTCGGCGGCCAGTCGGTGCGGGGCATTGCCTGTCACATGGGGGAGTGGGACCAAATCGATGCCCTGGTCGACCGGGTCTACGACGAGTTGGGTCGACTCGACGTGCTGGTCAACAACGCTGGCATCAACCCCGCACCGGTCACGGTGGCTGAGTGCACCGAGGCCTACTTCGACAAGGTGTACGCGGTGAACGTGAAGGGGCCGATCCGCTTGGCCGGGCTGGTGGCCCCCCGCATGGGGGAGGCCGGCGGCGGGTCGATCATCAACGTGACCACCATGGGGGCCTACGGCGGTGGCCCCGGTGTGGGGATCTACACCTCCAGCAAGGCCGCGTTGCACAACCTCACCCGGGCCATGGCTGGGGAGTGGGCTGGGCTGAATGTGCGGGTCAACTCCTTGGTGCCGGGGCCGTTCATGTCGGAGATGATGAAGGGGTCGATGCGATTCGACCCCGAATTCCCCGAACGATCGGGGAAGGCCACCATGATGAAGCGGGTGGCTGACTGCGACGAGATCATCGGTTTGGCCCTGTTCCTGGCCTCCGACGCGGCCTCATACGTCACCGGCCACGATTACAAGATCGCTGGCGGCATGTGA
- a CDS encoding dual specificity protein phosphatase family protein, protein MAGGIHRIPVPGANGHLHATAFAVTGPDPAAALEDVGAGVMVCLLTNAEIAMRFPEYPAWLADPAPHQAIHVPVVDQGITTDEAIRELVDEINQHLDQGTGVMIHCGAGYGRAGIVCISVLTSRGMDLKGAVTAVRAARPAAGPQSHSQEAQIARLAAGV, encoded by the coding sequence ATGGCAGGAGGGATTCACCGCATCCCGGTGCCCGGCGCGAACGGGCATCTCCACGCCACGGCATTCGCAGTAACCGGGCCTGATCCGGCCGCAGCCCTTGAGGATGTGGGCGCCGGGGTGATGGTGTGCTTGCTCACCAACGCCGAGATTGCCATGCGCTTTCCCGAATATCCCGCGTGGCTGGCCGACCCTGCTCCCCACCAGGCCATTCATGTGCCGGTGGTCGATCAAGGGATCACTACCGACGAGGCCATTCGAGAGTTGGTGGATGAAATCAACCAGCATCTGGACCAGGGCACCGGGGTAATGATCCACTGCGGGGCGGGTTACGGCCGGGCCGGCATCGTGTGCATCTCGGTGCTCACCTCCCGGGGAATGGACCTCAAAGGTGCGGTGACCGCAGTGCGAGCCGCCCGGCCCGCAGCGGGACCGCAGTCCCACTCGCAGGAGGCTCAGATCGCCCGCTTAGCCGCTGGAGTGTGA
- a CDS encoding amidohydrolase family protein, whose amino-acid sequence MDLNDMIMVSVDDHLCEPPDMFDNHLPAKWRDEAPRVIHTDSGDDVWSFNGAIIPNVGLNAVAGRPKEEYGIEPTAFDEMRPGCYNVHDRVKDMNAAGVLGSMCFPSFPGFAGRLFANHPDKEFAGDLIRAYNDWHIHEWAGAYPGRFIPMALPMIWSAVECAAEVRRVAEMGCHSMTFTENPAKLGEPSFHSDYWDPLWEAFSDTGSVCSIHLGSSGEMVITAPDAPMDVMIQLQPMNISQAAADLLWSPIPRRFPDLKIALSEGGTGWIPYFMDRADRTYDMHHLWTGQDFDNLLPSEVFRRNFLTCFINDPVGVALRHEIGIDNICWEMDYPHSDSTWPNAPELLDETLTGVPDNEVNKITHLNAMAWYQFDPFAHRDRADCTVGALRASAADHDITVQSMDKGRHQGKDRDLAGFTTRNQGVNR is encoded by the coding sequence GTGGACCTGAACGACATGATCATGGTCAGCGTGGACGACCACCTGTGCGAACCGCCTGACATGTTCGACAACCATCTCCCGGCGAAATGGCGGGATGAGGCGCCCCGGGTGATTCACACCGATTCCGGTGATGACGTGTGGTCGTTCAACGGCGCCATCATCCCCAACGTGGGCCTGAATGCGGTGGCTGGGCGACCCAAGGAGGAGTACGGCATCGAGCCCACCGCCTTCGATGAGATGCGGCCCGGTTGCTACAACGTCCACGATCGCGTCAAAGACATGAACGCCGCCGGGGTTTTGGGCTCCATGTGCTTCCCGTCGTTCCCCGGCTTCGCCGGCCGGTTGTTCGCCAACCACCCTGACAAGGAGTTCGCCGGCGATCTGATTCGGGCCTATAACGACTGGCACATCCATGAGTGGGCCGGGGCCTATCCGGGCCGGTTCATCCCCATGGCCCTGCCCATGATCTGGAGCGCAGTGGAGTGCGCCGCCGAGGTTCGCCGGGTGGCCGAGATGGGCTGCCACTCCATGACCTTCACCGAGAACCCGGCCAAGCTGGGCGAGCCCAGCTTCCACAGCGACTACTGGGATCCACTGTGGGAGGCATTCAGCGACACCGGCAGTGTGTGCTCCATTCATCTGGGCTCCTCGGGCGAGATGGTGATCACCGCTCCGGACGCCCCGATGGACGTGATGATCCAGCTCCAGCCCATGAACATCAGCCAGGCGGCCGCCGACCTCTTGTGGTCGCCCATCCCCCGCCGGTTCCCCGACCTGAAGATCGCCCTTTCGGAGGGCGGCACCGGGTGGATTCCCTATTTCATGGACCGGGCCGACCGCACTTACGACATGCACCACCTGTGGACCGGACAGGACTTCGACAATCTGCTGCCCAGCGAGGTATTCCGGCGCAACTTCTTGACCTGCTTCATCAACGACCCGGTGGGGGTTGCCCTGCGCCACGAGATCGGCATCGACAACATCTGCTGGGAGATGGACTATCCCCACAGCGACTCCACCTGGCCCAACGCCCCCGAACTGTTGGATGAGACGCTGACTGGAGTGCCCGACAACGAGGTGAACAAGATCACCCATCTCAACGCCATGGCCTGGTACCAGTTCGACCCGTTCGCCCATCGCGACCGAGCCGACTGCACGGTGGGAGCGCTGCGGGCTTCCGCCGCCGACCACGACATCACGGTGCAGTCCATGGACAAAGGTCGCCACCAGGGCAAAGACCGCGATCTGGCCGGGTTCACCACCCGGAACCAGGGCGTCAACCGCTGA
- a CDS encoding coniferyl-alcohol dehydrogenase, giving the protein MSNPMSYEGRNVVVTGAYSGVGAALVELLSNLGAASITALDIKEPEGPITRYIPTNMGDPVAVDEAAAAIDAPVHVLFNNAGIAATFSPEDVMKVNTLGLMRLTDALLPKIPAGGAVVNTASIAGMNWPAHQAEITELLSIDDWDKAVAWVEEHPEVVSDGYMFSKECVQIFTMQAAKGMLANGVRIASACPAPIDTPLLPDFKQTMGEEMIDWTAANSGGRYVTAAEVANLLAYLGSDAASFVSGVNVNIDNAFQGSMITGQVDFGDLAG; this is encoded by the coding sequence ATGTCGAACCCCATGAGCTACGAAGGCCGCAACGTCGTGGTTACCGGCGCCTACTCCGGCGTGGGAGCCGCATTGGTGGAGTTGCTGTCCAATCTGGGGGCGGCATCGATCACTGCACTAGACATCAAAGAGCCTGAAGGTCCGATTACCCGATACATCCCCACCAACATGGGCGACCCGGTTGCGGTGGACGAGGCGGCTGCGGCCATTGATGCCCCCGTACACGTGCTGTTCAACAACGCCGGCATCGCGGCCACCTTTTCGCCCGAAGACGTGATGAAGGTGAACACACTGGGGCTGATGCGGCTGACCGACGCCCTGTTGCCCAAGATTCCCGCGGGGGGCGCGGTGGTCAACACCGCCTCCATTGCGGGGATGAACTGGCCGGCCCACCAGGCCGAGATCACCGAGCTGTTGTCCATCGATGACTGGGACAAGGCGGTGGCCTGGGTGGAGGAGCACCCCGAGGTAGTGTCCGACGGGTACATGTTCTCCAAGGAGTGTGTGCAGATATTCACCATGCAGGCCGCCAAGGGAATGCTGGCCAACGGCGTGCGCATCGCCAGCGCCTGCCCGGCGCCCATCGACACCCCGCTGCTGCCCGATTTCAAGCAGACCATGGGCGAGGAGATGATCGACTGGACGGCGGCAAACTCCGGCGGCCGCTACGTGACCGCGGCTGAGGTGGCCAACTTGCTGGCCTATCTGGGTTCGGACGCGGCGTCGTTCGTGTCCGGCGTGAATGTGAACATCGACAATGCCTTCCAGGGCTCGATGATCACCGGCCAGGTGGACTTCGGGGATTTGGCCGGCTAG
- a CDS encoding acetate--CoA ligase family protein — MAQRRVDLEEFFHPIGVAVIGGVDRTQTEDGLREAMDSRWGEGNWHLVNPKGGAIGAVPVYEKVADVPEPVSLAVISTPPAACAQIVDECGAVGVRYALVFSSGFSEVGPEGAALEAELGEAGRRNGIRIFGPNTNTNAFEPVPDVPGLRGGKIGVVTQSGHNGRPIMQGVYFGIGFSRQVPCGNEVDLEVSDFIEYFAYDDDTAVIAGYIEGFRSAKKLRTALEAANAQHKPVVILKIGATDAGSRMASSHTGHLTGSDEVIDGLFEQYGVVRVRDLDELLETAALFAKLGPDVAEGAGLYSISGGSSTLMAEAAELAGVPVPRLAESTQQKLHRHIPGYLAVSNPVDNGGTFIVSQPAEVRQQVIRDICDDPAVGYTVVGVTGAVPPMTDLLGDDIVALVDEVKRPIIATWNSLKVDEPGFDRLVESGIPLFRSFRGCFAALTDYHRYQRRRQGFRARPPLADAVPEEAQAVLGEAVPDTGALLRAFGLPLATSAVAPSASDAHLAAEEIGLPVAVKIASADFPHKSDAGLVVLGVDSLDGVERAATAILDRARAAAPDAAIEGVEVQQMVIGGTEMIVGVTRDPTLGAAVMVGTGGVFTEVLADTSVRPLPLDEADAYEMIRSLKGFPLLDGARGRPPADVDALVKVVMATATLATALGDRLTELDLNPVVVLDRGQGAVVVDHLMILADPYS, encoded by the coding sequence ATGGCCCAGCGGCGAGTCGACCTGGAGGAGTTCTTCCACCCCATCGGGGTGGCGGTGATCGGAGGGGTCGACCGCACCCAGACCGAAGACGGGTTGCGGGAGGCGATGGATTCTCGTTGGGGAGAGGGGAATTGGCATCTGGTCAACCCCAAGGGCGGAGCGATCGGAGCGGTGCCGGTCTACGAGAAGGTGGCCGACGTGCCCGAGCCGGTGAGCCTGGCGGTAATCTCCACCCCTCCAGCGGCGTGCGCGCAGATTGTGGACGAGTGCGGGGCCGTCGGGGTCCGATACGCCCTGGTGTTCTCCTCGGGATTCAGCGAAGTCGGCCCCGAGGGGGCCGCTCTGGAGGCTGAACTGGGGGAGGCGGGCCGCCGCAACGGCATCCGCATCTTCGGCCCCAACACCAATACCAACGCCTTCGAGCCAGTACCCGACGTACCCGGATTGCGAGGGGGCAAGATCGGGGTGGTCACCCAGTCGGGTCACAACGGTCGGCCCATCATGCAGGGGGTTTACTTCGGCATCGGGTTCAGCCGCCAGGTGCCGTGCGGCAACGAGGTTGACCTCGAAGTGAGCGACTTCATCGAGTATTTCGCCTACGACGACGACACTGCGGTGATCGCCGGCTACATCGAGGGCTTCCGGTCGGCCAAAAAGCTGCGCACCGCGCTGGAGGCGGCCAACGCGCAGCACAAGCCGGTGGTGATTTTGAAGATTGGAGCCACCGATGCCGGATCGCGCATGGCGTCGTCGCACACTGGTCACCTCACCGGATCAGATGAGGTGATCGACGGGCTGTTCGAGCAATACGGGGTGGTGAGGGTGCGCGATCTGGACGAGCTGCTGGAGACGGCCGCTCTGTTCGCCAAGCTAGGGCCGGATGTGGCCGAAGGGGCCGGGCTGTACTCAATCTCCGGGGGATCGAGCACTTTGATGGCCGAGGCCGCCGAGTTGGCCGGCGTTCCAGTGCCCCGACTGGCCGAATCAACGCAGCAGAAGCTCCACCGGCATATCCCTGGCTATCTCGCGGTGTCCAATCCGGTGGACAACGGAGGCACGTTCATCGTGAGCCAGCCTGCGGAGGTTCGCCAACAGGTGATCCGGGACATCTGCGACGATCCGGCGGTGGGGTACACGGTGGTAGGAGTGACCGGTGCAGTGCCGCCGATGACCGATCTGCTGGGCGACGACATCGTGGCCTTGGTTGACGAGGTGAAGAGGCCGATAATCGCCACTTGGAACTCGCTAAAGGTGGACGAGCCGGGCTTCGACCGGCTGGTGGAATCCGGCATACCGCTGTTCCGCTCCTTCCGGGGTTGTTTCGCCGCCCTGACCGACTATCACCGCTACCAGCGCCGCCGGCAGGGCTTCCGAGCGCGCCCTCCGCTGGCTGATGCCGTGCCGGAGGAGGCTCAGGCCGTGCTGGGGGAAGCAGTGCCCGACACCGGTGCCCTGTTGCGGGCATTCGGCTTGCCGCTGGCCACCAGCGCGGTGGCCCCGTCGGCAAGTGACGCCCATCTGGCCGCCGAAGAGATCGGTTTGCCAGTGGCGGTCAAGATCGCCTCAGCCGATTTCCCCCACAAGTCCGACGCCGGGTTGGTGGTTCTGGGGGTGGACTCCCTTGACGGGGTGGAGCGGGCCGCGACGGCGATCTTGGACCGGGCTCGTGCAGCCGCGCCCGATGCGGCCATCGAAGGGGTTGAGGTCCAGCAGATGGTGATCGGCGGCACCGAGATGATTGTGGGGGTGACTCGCGATCCCACGCTCGGCGCCGCAGTCATGGTGGGCACCGGTGGGGTGTTCACCGAGGTCTTGGCTGACACTTCTGTCCGCCCGCTGCCTCTAGATGAGGCCGACGCCTACGAGATGATTCGCTCCCTCAAGGGCTTTCCCCTGCTCGACGGTGCTCGGGGTCGCCCGCCGGCCGATGTGGACGCACTGGTCAAAGTGGTCATGGCCACCGCAACCCTGGCCACTGCCCTCGGCGACCGACTCACCGAACTCGATCTGAACCCGGTAGTGGTGCTCGACCGCGGCCAAGGCGCCGTAGTGGTCGACCACCTCATGATCCTGGCTGATCCCTACTCTTGA